The following coding sequences lie in one Pseudorca crassidens isolate mPseCra1 chromosome 2, mPseCra1.hap1, whole genome shotgun sequence genomic window:
- the S100A11 gene encoding protein S100-A11: protein MAKTSSPTETERCIESLIAVFQRHAGRDGNNSKLSKAEFLIFMNTELGAFTKNQKDPGVLDRMMKKLDLDSDGQLDFQEFLNLIGGLALACHDSFIKSTSSRK from the exons ATG gcaAAAACATCCAGCCCTACAGAGACTGAACGGTGCATCGAGTCTCTGATTGCTGTTTTCCAAAGGCATGCTGGAAGGGACGGTAACAACAGCAAACTCTCCAAGGCGGAGTTCCTTATCTTCATGAATACAGAGCTGGGTGCCTTCACAAAG AACCAGAAGGACCCTGGTGTCCTTGACCGCATGATGAAGAAGCTGGACCTCGACTCTGATGGACAGTTAGATTTCCAAGAATTTCTTAATCTTATTGGCGGCCTGGCCCTAGCTTGCCATGACTCCTTTATTAAGTCTACCTCTTCCCGGAAGTAA